From the genome of Cognaticolwellia beringensis, one region includes:
- a CDS encoding tyrosine-type recombinase/integrase: protein MPEIKTIECRFGVIDQLKIDDEKHTFSSPTLKKVKIISGAKDKNIERLMNIAIMEKASQVKESFTYAKALLSWLNFIEANNINPYKPTPLHYNSPTYGYREDLLLDVNDKNDKKYTTASSYINYLRAFYEFLIRNKVVPQKGFFKYETASTGHRNVQSTDLRIRKVTKHGESLNPLNQKQAKRALLVINTMGERDRLFLNLMIGSGLRSQECNTMNAELFTIENLHKDDSFLINDIEISPRVGVMTKNDTPRDLFITRPFFESIMDYLESEEYEDLLTLYKKSNKNKKGYSPLFITKTGTAFNEYNKRNVWVKFKYLYEIRFGEKLNHKPHDMRATFGTNLLKILTNEKSDVIDALGFVKETMGHKNEAVTLRYIKYLKHSDMLNKAADILDKFANEIILAAA, encoded by the coding sequence ATGCCAGAAATAAAAACTATTGAATGTAGATTCGGTGTCATAGATCAACTTAAAATAGATGATGAAAAACATACATTCTCTTCGCCGACCTTAAAAAAAGTAAAAATTATTAGTGGAGCTAAAGACAAAAATATTGAAAGGCTCATGAATATAGCAATCATGGAGAAGGCTTCTCAAGTTAAAGAATCATTCACCTATGCTAAAGCTCTCCTTTCTTGGTTAAATTTCATTGAAGCGAACAATATAAATCCCTATAAGCCGACTCCTTTACATTATAATTCACCTACCTATGGGTACAGAGAGGATTTACTACTTGATGTTAATGATAAAAATGACAAAAAATATACTACAGCGAGTTCTTACATCAATTACCTCCGAGCTTTCTATGAGTTTCTTATTAGAAATAAAGTAGTTCCCCAAAAAGGTTTCTTTAAATACGAGACAGCATCAACTGGCCACAGAAATGTTCAATCGACGGATCTTAGAATAAGGAAAGTTACAAAACATGGGGAGTCTCTAAATCCATTAAATCAAAAACAAGCCAAAAGAGCCTTACTTGTGATTAATACTATGGGTGAACGAGATCGATTATTCCTTAACCTAATGATAGGTTCAGGATTACGAAGTCAAGAATGTAATACGATGAACGCAGAGCTCTTTACTATCGAAAACCTCCATAAAGACGATTCTTTCCTCATTAATGATATTGAAATATCCCCAAGAGTAGGTGTAATGACGAAGAATGACACACCTAGAGATTTGTTTATTACCAGGCCATTTTTCGAAAGTATCATGGACTATTTAGAATCAGAAGAATACGAAGACTTACTAACGCTGTATAAGAAAAGCAATAAGAACAAAAAAGGATACTCTCCTTTGTTTATCACAAAAACTGGTACAGCTTTCAATGAATATAACAAACGAAATGTATGGGTCAAATTTAAATATCTTTATGAAATACGATTTGGTGAAAAATTAAACCACAAACCTCATGACATGAGGGCAACATTCGGTACTAATCTCCTTAAAATACTTACAAATGAAAAAAGCGATGTTATTGATGCATTAGGTTTTGTAAAAGAAACCATGGGTCATAAAAATGAAGCTGTTACTTTAAGGTACATCAAGTATCTTAAGCATTCGGATATGCTTAATAAAGCCGCTGACATATTAGATAAGTTTGCCAATGAAATAATTTTAGCTGCAGCCTAA